CGAAGGTGGTGGGGGCGGACCTCGTCATCGACAGCGACAGCGAGCATGCCACGGAAGCCGTGTTGGACGCCACCGGGGGCCACGGGTCGCCCATCGTCTTCGAGTGCACGGGATTGCCCGCGGTCTGGGAAGAATCCGTAACCATGGTCAGCAGGGGCGGATGCGTCATCCTCTTCGGCGGATGCCCGGGCGGCACGAAGGTCACGTACGATACGGCCCGCCTGCACTACGACCAGATCACGCTCAAGGGCATCTTTCATTTCACGCCCGAGGCGGTCCGGAGCGCCTACGACCTGCTCGCGGACGGGCGGCTCGACGTTACGCCCCTGATTACGGGAGACCGCACGCTGGAGGAAGTGCCGGAGACCTTCAGGACCTTCCGTGGTAAGGATACGCTGAAGTACGCGATCATACCCTGATCCCGGCGGGGGTGCCTTCCATGAAAGCCGCAAAAGTCTACGATATCGACGATATCCGGATCGAGGAGATGGATACGCCGGCCATCACGGCGCGCGACGCCCTGGTGAAGATGCGCAGTTGCGGGATCTGCAGCGGGGATGTCACGCCCTGGTACATTCGGCGAAAGGCGCCCATCGTCATCGGGCACGAGCCGACCGGTGTCGTGGAGGCCGTGGGCGACGAGGTCGAAGGGCTCTCCGTGGGGGACCGCGTATTCATTCACCACCACGCGCCCTGCTTCCGGTGCCGCCACTGCCGTCGCGGCAACTTCACCATGTGCGCCACCTGGAAGAAAACGCGGCTCGACCCGGGAGGCGCGGCCGAATACGTGCGGGTACCCGAGATCAACCTCCGCTACGACACCCTGGTCCTGCCCGAATCGGTTTCCTTCGACGACGGCGCGCTGATCGAGCCCGTAGCCTGCTCGGTCAAGGCGGTGGAACGCGCCCGTGTCCGTCCGGGGGACATCGTGCTCGTCATCGGACTGGGCTTCATGGGCGTCCTGAACGGAATCGTGGCCCGGCACTACGGCGCCAGGACGGTCATCGGAGCCGACCGGGTACCCTACCGGCTGAACAAGGCGCTCGAACTCGGCATGGACCACGTGGTGGACGTACGGGAACACGATCCGGCGGAGGCGGTGCGCGAACTGACGGGCGGCGTGATGGCCGACGCGGTGATCGTCGGTCCCGGCAGCATCGCGGCGATGGAGACCGGACTGGCGTGCGTGGGCAAGGGCGGGATCGTGCTCCTCTTCATGTCTTCGCCGGAGGAGGATGTGCTTGCTTTCCGGCCCTATGACCTGTACTTTAATGACGTATCGATCGTATGCAGTTATTCCTGCGGGCCTCACGATACCCGCATGGCGCTGGACCTTATCGAGGCCGGTGTGGTAACTTCCGACCAGGTCGTTACGCACCGCTTTCCTTTATCGGAGACACGGCGGGGCATGGAGGTCACCGCCGCCGCAAAGGATTCCCTGAAAGTGTTGATTCACATCAACGCGTGAGCATCACGTCAACGCGTATTCCGGTCGGTTGGCCCCATCCGGCCAGTCCGGTCAGTCCGGCCAGTCGAGCCGGTCCACCAAGTAGAAGGAGGAGTAGAAATGTCTGAGTATGATATCCGGGAGCAGCTTCCCGGCAGCAATATCCCGTATCTGAAAATCGCCATCGGTATCGTCGTGCTGCTGGTACTGTACAATTCTTACGCAGTGATCGGCGCCGGCGAACGCGGGGTGGTATTCAGCAAGGTTGGCGGCATACAGGACCGGATCCTCGACGAAGGAATAAGGTTCAAGACGCCCTTTATCGAGGACGTGATTCCCGTCGATGTGAAAATCAAGAAGGCGGAGACCGCCGCCACGGCCTCTACCAAGGACCTGCAGACGGTTTCGTCCACGATCGCGTTGAACTACCATGTAGATCCTGGTCGGGTAAACACGGTCTACCAGGAAATCGGTATTTTCTACAAAGAACGCGTCATCGATCCCGCCGTCCAGGAAGCCGTCAAGGCGGTGTCCGCACAGTACACCGCGGAGGAATTGATTACGCGCCGCGCGGACGTCAAGGATGAGATCAAGGCTTCCCTCACGCAACGGCTCCTGAACTTCAACATGATCGTGGACGAGTTCAACATCGTCGACTTTGCTTTTTCCAACAACTTCAACACGGCGATCGAAGCCAAGCAGATGGCCGAGCAGCAGGCCCTGAAGGCCCAGCGCGACCTGGAGCGAATACGCATTGAAGCAGAGCAGAGGATCGCAACGGCAACGGCTGAGGCCGAGTCCCAACGGTTGCAGCGCGCCACGATCACGCCGACCCTGCTGCAGTTGCGGGCGATCGAGAAATGGGACGGCCATTTTCCCCAGGTCATCGGACAGGCCATGCCCTTCATCGATCTGAAGACGCTGGGTCCCCAGACCAGGTAGGTCGGCAGGGACGCGTCGGCGCAGACTAGTGACTGGCCGCGCAAGCGTACGACGTTCAAATACGGTTTGATTACCGGACCCCGCAGGCGACAAGGAGACAGGAGCTATACATGATAGGTCTGAACAGTCCGGAGTTCACGCGAGCCGTTACCTCGAAGTGGGACGGCGAACGGGGTCCGGACGGGCGCCCCGTCGTGCCTGACAGCATCCTGAAACGGATGGAGAAAGTAACTATTGAGGAAGCGTGGGGCGTCATCGGAGGAAAGGGATACAACTACCAGTTCTCGGGGGACTGGCAGATCCTCCACCCCGATCGTACCCTCGTCGGCCGCGCGGTGACCGGGGTCTACGTGCCCACCCGGCCCGACCTGGAAACGGCGGTCCAGGCCGACGGCGCGGAACATGGCTGCATAGGCGGCCAGAACTCCTGGGTAATCGATACGCTCGAACCCAACGACGTGATCGTCATCGACCTCTTCGGAAAGGTCAAGTTCGGGACCTTCGCCGGCGATAATCTCGGAAATTCCATCTATGCCAAGACCGGAACGGGCATGGTCATCGACGGAGGCATCCGGGACCTGCAGAGGCTCTACGAAATCCCCATGGTCTCCTATATCCGCGGGGTCGATCCCACGGCCATCGCCGATGTGACCCTCCTCGGCATCAACGTGCCGGTCCGTATCGGTCTCGAGGCCACCTGCGTACCCGGGGACGTCGTGCTCGGTACGCGTGAAGGGGTCATCTTCATTCCGCCGCATCTGGCGGAACAGGTCGTCATCGAATCGGAAGAAACCAGGATGCGGGACGCCTGGGGCCACCAGCAGCTTCGCGAGGGCACTTACACGCCCGGCGAGATCGACCGCGAATGGACTCCCGAAATGACGGCCGAATTCGAGGTCTGGCGGCAGCAGCAGACCGCGGACGACCCGTAGCGAAGCCTTTGCGAAGCGCCAACGTTACGCCCGCAACGTTGCGCTGGAAAGCTTGAATCACGGACATCAGATCTACCTGAACTGCCCCGATGGCCAGACCCTATTCCCCCACCCTGCTCGGATACGTACTGCTGGGACTGCTGAACCAGCTTCCCCGGTCGGGCTACGACGTCCGCCTGGAGATGGAATCGACGCCCATGGCCCATTTCAGCAGCAGCCCAGGTTCGATCTACCCGGCGCTCCAACTGCTGAAGAAAAACGGTTTTATCGACAACGAGGTCTTCCACCGCTCCCGGTTGAAGCCGAGAGAAGTGTTTCACCTGACAGAGAAGGGCAAAAAGGCTTTAAGCGCGTGGTTGCACAAGCGGCTCGCCGTGTCCGATCTGAGGGACAATCTCTCCGAGTTGATGCTCAGGTTCCGGTTCATGGAAGACATCGCAAGCGACCAGGAAACACAGCGGTTTCTCCAGGATTTCAGACGCAAGGCCAGGACCTACGCCAGCATCCTCAAATCACAGACCAGGACACAGGCCGAAAGCTCTCGCCACTACGCTCTTTCACTGCAGCGGGAGATCTCCATGGTCCAGATGCACATCGAATGGGCGGACCAGGCCATGACGGCTTTCGAAGCTTCGAAGCCGAACGGGTCGTAATGCGGCCCGGAACCCGGAAAGGCAAACGAGAAACATGCGACCGAACAAGCTCAGGAGCATCCTGAACGAGGGCCGTCCGTCCCTGGCTACCCACATCCATACAGTCTGGCCCTCCGTGGTCGAACTCGTGGGGCACACCGGCCGGTACGACTATGTCGAATTCGTGGGTGAATACGGACCCTACGACCTCCATGACCTGGACAACCTGGGCCGCGCCGCCGAACTGCACGACCTCGGCTTGATGATCAAGGTCGACCAGGAACCGCGGGGTTTCCTCGCGCAGCGGGCCATCGGTTCAGGATTCCAGAGCGTGCTATTCGCCGACTGTCGGACCCCGGACGAATTTCGCGCCTGCGTGGACATCGTGCGCCCGGATACGCCGGAATCCCGGGGTACCTACGGCGTTGCGACGCGGCGGTTCTCCTACATGGGATACGGCGGCGGACAGGACTACGTGGACGCCCTGGATGAGATCGTCGTGGCGGTCATGATCGAAAAAGGCCCCGCGGTGGACCACCTCGACGAGATCCTTGAAATCGACGGGATCGACATGATCCAGTGGGGACCGGCCGACTATTCCGTGAACGTGGGCAAGATCGGCCAGCGAGAAGCCGTCAAATCCGTCGAACGCGTGGTCATCGACAAGTCCCTGGCCGCGGGCCGGAACCCCCGCGCGGAGATCAACACCGCGGACGAGGCCCGGTACTACCTCGATCTCGGCGTGCGCCACTTCTGCATCGGCACGGACGTGCACGTGCTGCACGGCTACTGGCGGCGTGAAGGCGACGATATGCGCAAGGCGCTGGATGGGTCGTAGTGGCGACCGTGACCACGTAGCACCGGCCGAGACCATGATGTCCCGCCCCAACATCCTCTTCGTATTCGACGATCAGCACCGGTACTCCGCCATGGGTACCAGCGGCAATCCCGTCGTGCGGACGCCCAACCTGGACCGGTTCGCGTCCGAGGGCGTGGTGCTGGACCAGGTGTTTTCGAGTTGCCCCATCTGCTCACCCTACCGCGGCCAGCTCATGACCGGTCGGTATTCCCACGCTAACGGCGTCATGGACAACGAGTACCTCCTTCACGGGGACCAGGACTTCCTGCCGGCCGTGCTCGTAGGTCATGGCTACCGTACGGCCTACATCGGCAAGTGGCACCTGGGCTACGGTCCCTATGGAGCGGACGGCCGCTACGGCTTCGATTACATGGCCGCCTACGACTGCAATCACGATTATTACGACGTATACTATCATGAGAACGAACAGGGTCCCATTGACATGGCGGGATGGGCGCCGGAAACGGAGACCTCGCTGGCGATCCGGTTCATGGAGGAACATGCCAGGGAACATGCCGGCCGGCCCTTCGCCCTCGTGCTGAGCTGGGGACCGCCCCACTGGCCCTACGATGCATATCCGGCCGAGTACGACCTCTACGACCCGGACAAGGTGGATCTGCCGCCCAACGTCCCAGACCAGTTTGCCGCCTTCGCCCGGCGGGAGATCGCCCACTACTACGGCAACGTGACCGCTTTGGACCACCAGTTCGGCCGGCTGGACGACGCGCTGGAACGGCTGGGCATCCGGGACGACACCCTGGTGGTCTTCACCTCGGACCACGGAGATCACCTCAGCAGCCACGGCTACGGAAAGCCCATGGACCGCTGGATGCATCCTTCCTTCCGCGCCTCGAAGGCGACGCCGTACGAGGAATCGATCCATGTTCCCTTCATCGCCCGGCAACCGGGCCGGATCGCGCCCGGGACGAGGAGCGACGCCCTGGTGAGCAGCGTGGACCTGATGCCTACGCTGCTGGGCATGGCCGGCGTGCCGGTGCCCGAAGGCGTGCAGGGCACCGATCAGTCGCACGTACTGACGGGGACGCCGGGACCGCGCAACGATTCGGTCTATCTGCAGATCCTCGGACCCGGCTGGCCGCACCGGGGCGAATGGGTCGGCTTCTGGCGCGGGATCCGGACGGACCGCTGGGTCTACGCGCGCTGGCACGGGAATCAACGGGACACGCTGCTCTTCGACCGGAAGGACGATCCCTTTGAACTGAAGAACCTGGCCGGCGATCCCGCGTGCCGGCAGATCCGGGACGTATGTGAAGCACGGCTACAGCGATGGATGGCGGAAACCGGCGATCCCTTCGACACCGGGCCCCGCGACCCGGAGACGGGCATGCTGCGGCTCGGGCAGCGGTTCAGTCACGAGAAGTATGAGCAAGGGGAGACCGCAAGATGACGATTTCCTGCTGCACCTGGGCCCTGGGGGAACCGGAAGCGGACGTATTGACGGCGATCGCGCAGGCGGGCCTGCGCCACATCGATCACCGCCCCTTCGATTTCCGGTCCGCCGAATCCCGGCGGTTGATCTCGGACCTGGAGCTCACGCCGGCGTGCATGGCGACGGGTTTCGGCATGCCGGAGGGCGCGGCACTCGACGCGGCCGACGCCGGCGCGCGGGACGCGGCCATCGAACACACCCGGCGTGCCCTCGAATACGCCCACGAGACCGGCGTCCGGAGGGCCTACCTGCTGCCCGGTGAAGACAGGGACGTGGAGTCGCTCGACCGGTACGGGGAGTCCGTGACCGGTCTCGCCGGCGTCGCGGCCGGATACGGCATCAAGCTGTGCATCGAGCATTTTCCGGGGAAGGCCCTGGCGACGGTGCGGGACACCCTCGACTACATCGCGAAGCTGGGTCACGACAACCTGTACCTGCTGTTCGACATCGGACACGCGCAGATTTCGAAGGAAGATCCCGCCGAAGCCGTGGTGCGGGCGGGCGATCGTCTCGGGTACTTCCATCTCGACGATAACGACGGCGAGTCCGATCTCCACTGGGCCCTGTGCGACGGGGTGCTCACCCGGGACGTGCTGCAGCGTACACTGGCCGCCCTCGGCCGCATCAGTTACGACGGCCCGGTCAGCCTGGAGATGAACTCCGGGCTCCCCGATCCCCTGGCGGCCATAGAAAGCGGTTTCCGGCTGGTGCGCACCCTCTAGCACTGTTTCAGGCTGGTGCGCGACCTCTAGCCGTCCTGGTTCTACCAGTCCACCACGGACCCGTCGTCGGCCAGGTAACTCTCGCCGTTCCGCCAGTCGTGGTCGATCTGCTCCTCCATGGCATCGTCGTCCAGTTCGATCCCCAGACCCGGCCCGGTGGGCAATTCCACGAAACCATCTTTAAAGACGAAGGGCTTCTTGAGGTATCCCTCACCCAGCGTGGTGTGCTCCTGGGCGACGAAATTGGGGATCGAGGCGTCCAGCTGCAGGCAGGCGGCCAGGGAGATGGGTCCGAGGGGATTGTGGGGCGCGATCCCGCCGTAGTAGGCTTCGGCCATGCCCGCGATGAGCCGTACCTCGAAGATACCCCCGGCGTGGCAGAGGTCCGGCTGCAGGATGGCCGCGGCCTGCTTCTCCAGGATCTCCCTGAACCCCCACTTGGTGAAGACGCGCTCTCCCGTGGCGATGGGCAGGTGGGTGCCCCGGGCGATCTCGGCGAGCACGTCGACGTTCTGGCACTGGACGGGCTCTTCCACGAAGAAGGGCTGGTAGGGTTCGAGTTCCTTGATGAGCAACTTGGCCGTCTGGGGGCTGACCGCGCCATGGAAGTCGATGGCCAGATCGATTTCCGGTCCGGCGACTTCCCTCAGCCGGGCGAAATGATTGGCGGCCGTGTCGATGAAGGCCTTGTTCTCGATGATCCGGGACGGGCGCTCCGCATATGGACCCGTCTTGAAGCAGGTGAAACCCTTAGCGATCCAGTCCCCGATGGTGTCCGGGTCACCGCCGCCCTTGTACAGCCGGATCCGGTCCCGCGTGGGACCGCCCAGCAGCTTGTACACCGGCACGCCCAGGGCCTTGCCCGACAGGTCCCACAGCGCCTGTTCCACCCCGCTCAGCGCACTGGTTAGGATGGGGCCGCCCCGATAGAAGGCGTGGCGGTACATGGCCTGCCAGTGGTGGACCACCCGGGTCGGGTCCTTGCCGACCAGGTACGGTTCCAACTCGGCCACGGCCTGGGCGCAGGTCTTCGCCCGGCCCTCCAGGATGGGCTCGCCGAGTCCCACCAGGCCCTCGTCGGTATGGATCTTGAGAAAGAGCCAGCGGGGCTTGACGAGGAAGGTCT
The window above is part of the Gemmatimonadota bacterium genome. Proteins encoded here:
- a CDS encoding alcohol dehydrogenase catalytic domain-containing protein, whose translation is MKAAKVYDIDDIRIEEMDTPAITARDALVKMRSCGICSGDVTPWYIRRKAPIVIGHEPTGVVEAVGDEVEGLSVGDRVFIHHHAPCFRCRHCRRGNFTMCATWKKTRLDPGGAAEYVRVPEINLRYDTLVLPESVSFDDGALIEPVACSVKAVERARVRPGDIVLVIGLGFMGVLNGIVARHYGARTVIGADRVPYRLNKALELGMDHVVDVREHDPAEAVRELTGGVMADAVIVGPGSIAAMETGLACVGKGGIVLLFMSSPEEDVLAFRPYDLYFNDVSIVCSYSCGPHDTRMALDLIEAGVVTSDQVVTHRFPLSETRRGMEVTAAAKDSLKVLIHINA
- a CDS encoding PadR family transcriptional regulator, encoding MARPYSPTLLGYVLLGLLNQLPRSGYDVRLEMESTPMAHFSSSPGSIYPALQLLKKNGFIDNEVFHRSRLKPREVFHLTEKGKKALSAWLHKRLAVSDLRDNLSELMLRFRFMEDIASDQETQRFLQDFRRKARTYASILKSQTRTQAESSRHYALSLQREISMVQMHIEWADQAMTAFEASKPNGS
- a CDS encoding RraA family protein — translated: MIGLNSPEFTRAVTSKWDGERGPDGRPVVPDSILKRMEKVTIEEAWGVIGGKGYNYQFSGDWQILHPDRTLVGRAVTGVYVPTRPDLETAVQADGAEHGCIGGQNSWVIDTLEPNDVIVIDLFGKVKFGTFAGDNLGNSIYAKTGTGMVIDGGIRDLQRLYEIPMVSYIRGVDPTAIADVTLLGINVPVRIGLEATCVPGDVVLGTREGVIFIPPHLAEQVVIESEETRMRDAWGHQQLREGTYTPGEIDREWTPEMTAEFEVWRQQQTADDP
- a CDS encoding sulfatase, which translates into the protein MGRSGDRDHVAPAETMMSRPNILFVFDDQHRYSAMGTSGNPVVRTPNLDRFASEGVVLDQVFSSCPICSPYRGQLMTGRYSHANGVMDNEYLLHGDQDFLPAVLVGHGYRTAYIGKWHLGYGPYGADGRYGFDYMAAYDCNHDYYDVYYHENEQGPIDMAGWAPETETSLAIRFMEEHAREHAGRPFALVLSWGPPHWPYDAYPAEYDLYDPDKVDLPPNVPDQFAAFARREIAHYYGNVTALDHQFGRLDDALERLGIRDDTLVVFTSDHGDHLSSHGYGKPMDRWMHPSFRASKATPYEESIHVPFIARQPGRIAPGTRSDALVSSVDLMPTLLGMAGVPVPEGVQGTDQSHVLTGTPGPRNDSVYLQILGPGWPHRGEWVGFWRGIRTDRWVYARWHGNQRDTLLFDRKDDPFELKNLAGDPACRQIRDVCEARLQRWMAETGDPFDTGPRDPETGMLRLGQRFSHEKYEQGETAR
- a CDS encoding sugar phosphate isomerase/epimerase; this translates as MTISCCTWALGEPEADVLTAIAQAGLRHIDHRPFDFRSAESRRLISDLELTPACMATGFGMPEGAALDAADAGARDAAIEHTRRALEYAHETGVRRAYLLPGEDRDVESLDRYGESVTGLAGVAAGYGIKLCIEHFPGKALATVRDTLDYIAKLGHDNLYLLFDIGHAQISKEDPAEAVVRAGDRLGYFHLDDNDGESDLHWALCDGVLTRDVLQRTLAALGRISYDGPVSLEMNSGLPDPLAAIESGFRLVRTL
- a CDS encoding 2,4-dihydroxyhept-2-ene-1,7-dioic acid aldolase, with amino-acid sequence MRPNKLRSILNEGRPSLATHIHTVWPSVVELVGHTGRYDYVEFVGEYGPYDLHDLDNLGRAAELHDLGLMIKVDQEPRGFLAQRAIGSGFQSVLFADCRTPDEFRACVDIVRPDTPESRGTYGVATRRFSYMGYGGGQDYVDALDEIVVAVMIEKGPAVDHLDEILEIDGIDMIQWGPADYSVNVGKIGQREAVKSVERVVIDKSLAAGRNPRAEINTADEARYYLDLGVRHFCIGTDVHVLHGYWRREGDDMRKALDGS
- the dgoD gene encoding galactonate dehydratase codes for the protein MKITKLETFLVKPRWLFLKIHTDEGLVGLGEPILEGRAKTCAQAVAELEPYLVGKDPTRVVHHWQAMYRHAFYRGGPILTSALSGVEQALWDLSGKALGVPVYKLLGGPTRDRIRLYKGGGDPDTIGDWIAKGFTCFKTGPYAERPSRIIENKAFIDTAANHFARLREVAGPEIDLAIDFHGAVSPQTAKLLIKELEPYQPFFVEEPVQCQNVDVLAEIARGTHLPIATGERVFTKWGFREILEKQAAAILQPDLCHAGGIFEVRLIAGMAEAYYGGIAPHNPLGPISLAACLQLDASIPNFVAQEHTTLGEGYLKKPFVFKDGFVELPTGPGLGIELDDDAMEEQIDHDWRNGESYLADDGSVVDW
- a CDS encoding prohibitin family protein, producing the protein MSEYDIREQLPGSNIPYLKIAIGIVVLLVLYNSYAVIGAGERGVVFSKVGGIQDRILDEGIRFKTPFIEDVIPVDVKIKKAETAATASTKDLQTVSSTIALNYHVDPGRVNTVYQEIGIFYKERVIDPAVQEAVKAVSAQYTAEELITRRADVKDEIKASLTQRLLNFNMIVDEFNIVDFAFSNNFNTAIEAKQMAEQQALKAQRDLERIRIEAEQRIATATAEAESQRLQRATITPTLLQLRAIEKWDGHFPQVIGQAMPFIDLKTLGPQTR